In one Bacteroidia bacterium genomic region, the following are encoded:
- a CDS encoding SRPBCC domain-containing protein, which produces MTQKTRINAQEGKQELFIFREFDLPLELLFRAYTEPEIVEQWMGNKVLKLECRNHGSYQFETSDADGNVLLRSNGVIHEFGMNKKITRTFEMENTPFPVQLEFLEFEKTSDDTSNLTIHIIYKSVADRDKMLQLPFAKGINMAHNKLQEVVGKLK; this is translated from the coding sequence ATGACTCAAAAAACCCGGATAAATGCTCAGGAAGGCAAACAGGAATTGTTTATTTTCAGGGAATTCGATTTACCGCTTGAGTTGCTCTTCAGGGCGTATACAGAACCCGAAATTGTGGAGCAATGGATGGGAAATAAGGTGTTGAAGCTGGAATGCAGAAATCACGGCAGCTACCAATTTGAAACATCAGATGCCGATGGAAACGTGCTGCTTCGGTCAAACGGGGTTATCCACGAGTTTGGCATGAATAAGAAAATTACACGGACTTTTGAAATGGAAAATACGCCTTTTCCTGTCCAGCTTGAATTCCTGGAATTTGAAAAAACCTCGGATGACACCAGCAATCTGACTATACACATTATTTATAAATCAGTTGCAGACCGGGATAAAATGCTGCAATTGCCGTTTGCCAAAGGAATTAATATGGCGCATAATAAATTGCAAGAAGTTGTAGGCAAATTAAAATAA
- a CDS encoding DoxX family protein — protein sequence MKKRDKIIYWIATVWLALGMTSAGIVQIIKIEEEVEMMNHLGYPTYLLTILGIGKILGVIAILIPKFPLLKEWAYAGFFFTMVGAITSHLILNDSFGEIFPPVLLLVLIAVSWYFRPAERKTVSVNQTSE from the coding sequence ATGAAAAAGAGAGATAAAATTATCTATTGGATTGCCACGGTATGGCTGGCATTGGGAATGACTTCCGCTGGAATAGTGCAGATCATCAAAATAGAGGAAGAAGTTGAAATGATGAATCATTTAGGATATCCGACATATTTACTAACAATACTCGGAATCGGAAAAATTCTGGGAGTGATAGCCATCCTCATTCCTAAATTCCCCCTGCTTAAAGAATGGGCTTATGCCGGGTTTTTCTTTACAATGGTTGGGGCAATAACTTCTCACCTTATATTAAATGATTCATTTGGCGAAATATTCCCGCCTGTATTACTTTTGGTACTTATAGCTGTGTCCTGGTATTTCAGGCCTGCGGAGAGAAAAACAGTTTCAGTTAACCAAACCAGCGAATAA
- a CDS encoding DUF4256 domain-containing protein: MKKELSENEHETLLKTSKMRFEKNLDRHKGIKWSEVQTKLEANPEKLWSLHAMEETGGEPDVAGFVKKTGEYIFYDCSAESPKGRRSICYDHEALESRKKHKPKHSAVGMAEEMGIELLTEEQYRELQKLGKFDTKTSSWLKTPADIRKLGGAIFGDWRFGQVFIYHNGAESYYGARGFRGLLKV; this comes from the coding sequence ATGAAAAAGGAATTATCAGAGAATGAACATGAAACATTACTCAAAACTTCAAAAATGCGTTTTGAGAAAAATTTAGATCGCCATAAAGGAATTAAATGGTCTGAAGTACAAACCAAGCTTGAAGCGAATCCGGAAAAGTTATGGTCGCTCCATGCCATGGAAGAAACAGGCGGTGAACCTGACGTAGCAGGATTTGTCAAAAAGACTGGTGAGTATATTTTTTACGATTGCAGCGCGGAATCTCCTAAAGGCCGAAGGAGTATATGTTACGACCATGAGGCATTAGAATCGAGGAAAAAACACAAACCTAAGCACAGTGCAGTTGGCATGGCAGAGGAAATGGGCATTGAGCTACTAACGGAAGAACAATACCGGGAGCTGCAAAAGCTCGGAAAGTTTGACACCAAAACTTCCAGTTGGCTAAAAACTCCTGCTGACATCAGAAAACTGGGAGGAGCAATTTTCGGGGATTGGCGATTTGGTCAAGTATTTATTTATCACAATGGCGCTGAATCTTATTACGGTGCAAGAGGTTTCAGAGGCTTGTTAAAAGTTTAA
- the fdhD gene encoding formate dehydrogenase accessory sulfurtransferase FdhD, whose translation MPSLVHPIQIRKYKNNLHEEKQDLVAVEEPLEIRLGFGPEEERQQKSLAITMRTPGHDLELVIGFLSTEGIIQRQDEITYINHCKDHRGEESENVVRVELKPEKSLNWQDLQRHFYTNSSCGICGKASIETLEKLCPVPVSATVTVFADVLHNLPDKMRQAQNVFEYTGGLHAAALFTATGELLLMREDIGRHNALDKIIGAALSSNLVPLHSHIVVLSGRSCFELVQKAVMAGVPVVSAVGAPSSLAVKTAEKLGVTLLGFSRNNGFNVYSNAYRINENQNTK comes from the coding sequence ATGCCTTCTCTCGTCCATCCCATTCAAATCCGGAAATATAAGAATAACCTGCACGAGGAAAAACAAGATCTCGTAGCGGTAGAAGAGCCGCTGGAAATTCGCCTGGGATTTGGACCGGAAGAAGAACGGCAGCAGAAAAGCCTGGCCATCACCATGCGCACTCCAGGCCATGACCTGGAACTGGTGATAGGATTTCTTTCCACCGAAGGAATTATTCAACGCCAGGACGAAATAACGTACATAAACCATTGCAAAGACCACCGGGGCGAAGAAAGTGAAAACGTAGTGCGCGTAGAACTGAAGCCGGAAAAATCACTAAACTGGCAAGACCTTCAACGGCATTTTTACACAAATTCCAGTTGCGGCATTTGCGGCAAAGCCTCCATTGAAACGCTGGAAAAACTTTGCCCGGTTCCGGTATCTGCAACCGTTACCGTTTTTGCAGATGTGCTCCATAATTTGCCGGATAAAATGCGGCAAGCTCAGAATGTATTTGAATATACCGGTGGACTCCACGCGGCTGCGCTGTTTACCGCCACGGGTGAATTGCTGTTAATGCGTGAAGATATTGGCCGCCACAATGCACTGGACAAAATAATTGGCGCAGCATTATCTTCGAACCTTGTTCCGCTGCACAGCCATATTGTGGTGCTGAGTGGCCGCAGTTGTTTTGAGCTGGTACAGAAGGCTGTGATGGCCGGTGTGCCTGTGGTTTCGGCTGTAGGTGCGCCTTCGAGCCTTGCAGTGAAAACGGCAGAAAAACTGGGTGTTACGCTGCTGGGTTTTTCGCGGAACAATGGTTTTAATGTTTATTCAAACGCATATCGGATAAATGAAAATCAGAATACGAAATAA
- a CDS encoding transcriptional regulator, with the protein MSLFKDLDPLLHSQLRLAIMSLLVSAEQGDFTFLKDKTGATAGNLSIQIKKLQAAGYISVQKKFRDNYPLTTCKITAKGINAFESYVEALKGYLE; encoded by the coding sequence ATGAGCCTGTTTAAAGACCTGGACCCTTTGCTGCACTCTCAATTGCGCCTGGCCATCATGTCGCTGCTCGTGAGTGCGGAGCAGGGTGATTTTACTTTTTTAAAGGATAAAACCGGGGCCACGGCTGGTAACCTTAGCATTCAAATTAAAAAGCTACAGGCGGCAGGGTATATTTCCGTTCAGAAAAAGTTCAGGGATAATTATCCGCTCACAACCTGCAAGATCACGGCTAAGGGCATAAATGCATTCGAAAGTTATGTGGAGGCGCTGAAAGGTTATCTCGAATGA
- a CDS encoding gamma carbonic anhydrase family protein codes for MTAYIEALKKRVKLGKEVFMAPTATVMGEVTLGDHCSVWFGAVLRSDKDKITVGDRTNIQDNAVIHVDPGVPVTIGHEVIIGHSAIVHGSVIGDNTLIGMGATILNNCRIGQFCVIGANALITEGSEIPDFSVVLGSPGKVVKQLNEEQKEAVRQNAEVYVQLAQKYLHG; via the coding sequence ATGACTGCTTACATTGAGGCGCTGAAGAAGCGCGTAAAACTGGGAAAAGAAGTATTTATGGCACCCACAGCCACCGTTATGGGAGAAGTTACCCTGGGTGACCATTGCTCTGTGTGGTTCGGGGCCGTATTGCGCTCTGATAAAGACAAGATCACTGTGGGAGACCGCACCAATATCCAGGACAATGCGGTAATCCATGTGGACCCGGGCGTGCCGGTAACCATTGGCCACGAAGTGATCATTGGCCACAGCGCTATCGTTCACGGCTCTGTAATTGGCGACAATACTTTGATCGGAATGGGCGCAACCATTTTGAACAACTGCCGCATCGGCCAATTCTGCGTCATAGGTGCCAATGCCCTTATCACTGAAGGATCCGAAATACCTGACTTCTCTGTTGTACTAGGATCCCCCGGCAAAGTGGTGAAGCAATTAAACGAGGAGCAAAAGGAAGCGGTAAGGCAAAATGCTGAGGTCTATGTGCAGTTGGCGCAGAAATATTTGCACGGGTGA
- the hutI gene encoding imidazolonepropionase, producing MDLLLTNIKGLIQTEDEPRKCVKGTYMHELAVLENAFLFIENGKIRDFGLMENAEQHIAQKVDCSGRFVLPTFVDSHTHLVFAATREKEFEMRIKGATYEEIAAAGGGILNSAMRLQQTPENELYESARKRLHEVISLGTGAIEIKSGYGLSLEAELKMLRVIRRLKEKSPIPIKATFLGAHAFPAVFKQHHDRYIGIIIKDMLPQIAEEGLADYMDVFCERNYFSPEETARLLVAGLEHGLKPKIHVNQFSTSGGIKVAVEHKAVSVDHLEVLADEDLEALRGSGTIATLLPSCSFFLGLDYAPARRLMEADVPVALATDYNPGSTPSGNMPFVVSLACLRMKMTPAEAINAATLNGAAALEIQHKVGSISRGKLANVIITRKMDSLAYLPYAFGSGHNTVETVILNGKVWEE from the coding sequence ATGGATCTGCTGCTGACCAATATCAAAGGCCTTATACAAACAGAGGACGAACCGCGAAAATGCGTAAAAGGAACGTATATGCATGAACTGGCCGTTCTTGAAAATGCTTTTCTTTTTATTGAAAATGGGAAGATCCGGGATTTTGGCCTAATGGAAAATGCGGAGCAGCACATTGCACAAAAGGTAGATTGCAGCGGCCGCTTTGTTTTGCCCACATTTGTTGATTCGCACACGCACCTGGTTTTTGCTGCTACACGGGAGAAGGAATTCGAGATGCGGATAAAAGGTGCCACGTATGAAGAAATTGCGGCAGCCGGGGGTGGCATCCTGAATTCTGCGATGAGGCTACAACAGACCCCTGAAAATGAACTTTATGAAAGCGCACGAAAGCGGCTCCATGAAGTGATTAGCCTCGGCACGGGTGCCATCGAAATAAAATCCGGCTACGGCCTTTCATTGGAGGCAGAGCTGAAAATGTTGCGGGTCATAAGGCGGCTGAAGGAAAAAAGCCCCATTCCCATTAAAGCTACTTTTCTTGGCGCCCATGCTTTTCCTGCCGTATTTAAACAGCACCACGACCGGTACATTGGCATAATCATTAAAGATATGCTACCGCAAATTGCAGAAGAAGGCCTGGCCGATTACATGGACGTGTTCTGTGAGCGCAACTATTTTTCACCCGAAGAAACGGCCCGGTTGCTCGTGGCGGGTCTTGAGCATGGGCTTAAACCGAAAATCCATGTGAACCAGTTCAGCACTTCCGGAGGGATAAAGGTGGCGGTGGAACATAAAGCAGTTTCGGTGGATCATCTGGAGGTGCTGGCTGACGAAGATCTGGAGGCGCTGAGAGGTTCCGGTACCATTGCCACGCTGCTGCCGTCCTGCTCATTTTTCCTGGGTTTGGATTATGCGCCCGCGCGCAGACTCATGGAAGCCGATGTTCCGGTGGCCCTCGCCACCGATTACAATCCCGGTTCCACGCCTTCGGGGAATATGCCTTTCGTGGTGTCGTTGGCATGTTTGCGAATGAAAATGACACCTGCGGAAGCCATTAATGCCGCCACACTCAATGGGGCCGCAGCACTGGAAATTCAACATAAGGTGGGCAGCATCAGCCGGGGAAAACTGGCGAATGTGATAATTACTAGAAAAATGGATTCCCTGGCGTATTTGCCCTATGCGTTTGGGAGTGGCCACAACACGGTGGAGACGGTGATATTGAATGGAAAAGTGTGGGAAGAATAA
- the ftcD gene encoding glutamate formimidoyltransferase yields the protein MKTKLLECVPNFSEGRDTARIQQIAEAIEMVAGVKLLNIDSGKAANRTVMTFAGEPQAVAEAAFQAIQTAAEVIDMRQQKGAHPRMGATDVCPFIPLNGCTMAEAVGVARAVAKRVGEELMIPVFLYEEAALQKGRTNLSRIRRGEYEGMAAKMQQPGWEPDFGPGELNPKTGASVIGARDFLIAYNINLNTTSAEKAHEVAEQIRESGRRITSVHPETGEQQHEMVPGTLKKVKALGWFIEEYGLAQISMNLTHFHTTSIHQAFDEATRVAEEMGLRVTGSEIVGMVPLEVMKLAGEHYYRKQGMSSGVSDEALVEMAIRSLGLNDSVEFDPNQKIIEWRLRNLEES from the coding sequence ATGAAAACCAAACTCCTCGAATGTGTGCCTAATTTCAGCGAAGGCCGCGATACCGCGAGAATACAGCAGATTGCCGAAGCTATTGAAATGGTGGCCGGAGTGAAGCTTTTGAATATTGACAGCGGAAAGGCGGCCAACCGTACGGTAATGACTTTTGCCGGAGAGCCGCAAGCCGTGGCGGAAGCCGCATTCCAGGCCATTCAAACTGCTGCTGAAGTGATTGATATGCGACAGCAAAAGGGCGCCCACCCGCGAATGGGCGCCACGGATGTATGTCCCTTCATTCCGCTGAATGGCTGCACGATGGCGGAAGCCGTTGGAGTGGCACGGGCTGTGGCAAAACGGGTGGGAGAAGAGCTGATGATTCCGGTTTTCCTTTATGAAGAAGCAGCTCTGCAAAAAGGGCGGACAAACCTCTCGCGCATCCGCAGGGGCGAGTATGAGGGCATGGCCGCCAAAATGCAACAGCCTGGATGGGAGCCGGATTTCGGGCCGGGCGAGCTGAACCCAAAAACGGGTGCAAGCGTAATCGGAGCGCGGGATTTCCTTATTGCATACAATATCAACCTTAACACAACTTCGGCTGAGAAGGCACATGAGGTGGCGGAGCAGATAAGGGAATCGGGCAGGCGGATAACGAGCGTGCATCCTGAAACCGGAGAGCAGCAGCACGAAATGGTACCAGGCACGCTGAAAAAAGTGAAGGCTTTGGGGTGGTTTATAGAAGAATATGGCCTGGCGCAAATTTCCATGAACCTGACGCATTTTCATACTACCTCCATCCACCAGGCTTTTGACGAGGCAACAAGGGTGGCGGAAGAAATGGGCCTGCGGGTCACCGGTTCTGAAATCGTGGGCATGGTGCCGCTGGAGGTAATGAAGCTGGCCGGGGAGCACTACTACAGGAAACAGGGAATGTCATCAGGCGTTTCAGATGAGGCGTTGGTGGAGATGGCCATCCGTTCATTGGGACTAAATGATTCAGTGGAATTTGATCCCAATCAAAAAATAATTGAATGGCGGCTAAGAAATTTGGAGGAATCTTAA
- a CDS encoding YihY/virulence factor BrkB family protein, translating to MTKEKFKGFKRFGKVLLKSSKEYKRHDPVRLAGTLAFWTIFALPPILIIIISIGGFFIGPEDFGDKVYDELNSLIGSQGTQTVRDIVKSYSSMERNVAGTIFGIIIFLMASSTFFVTIQNALNTIWQVKPKPVHNFLKFLQDRLLSFGMIISIGFLFLVSLMIDVAVALVSNHLSEVQPVVINILVRALHFIVTFGLEWLVFASIFKLLPDAKVKWRVVWVGAAVTALLFTVGKYLIGFGLGQSNLGSMYGAAGSVVILLLWVFYSALILFFGGEITKQYAAMIDKRIEPKDHAVLIETREVEQSDSGSSG from the coding sequence ATGACGAAAGAAAAATTCAAGGGATTTAAAAGATTCGGAAAAGTTCTTTTGAAATCATCCAAGGAATATAAGCGCCATGATCCTGTGCGGCTGGCCGGAACGCTGGCATTCTGGACCATATTTGCCCTGCCGCCTATCCTGATCATTATCATTTCAATAGGTGGTTTTTTTATTGGGCCTGAAGATTTCGGAGATAAAGTGTATGATGAACTGAATTCGCTGATCGGTTCTCAAGGAACTCAAACTGTTCGGGATATTGTAAAAAGCTACAGTTCTATGGAAAGGAATGTGGCAGGTACCATTTTCGGGATCATTATTTTCCTGATGGCCTCAAGTACTTTTTTCGTTACCATACAAAATGCACTCAATACTATATGGCAGGTAAAGCCTAAACCTGTGCATAATTTCCTGAAGTTTTTGCAGGACAGGCTGCTCTCTTTCGGAATGATCATCAGTATCGGTTTTCTCTTTTTGGTTTCATTGATGATTGATGTGGCGGTGGCACTGGTCAGCAACCACCTGAGTGAAGTCCAGCCGGTGGTGATAAATATCCTGGTGCGGGCACTGCATTTCATTGTTACGTTTGGCCTGGAATGGCTGGTTTTTGCCAGCATCTTTAAGCTGCTGCCGGATGCAAAAGTGAAATGGCGCGTGGTATGGGTGGGGGCAGCCGTTACGGCATTGCTCTTTACTGTGGGGAAATATCTTATCGGGTTTGGCCTGGGGCAGAGCAATCTTGGCAGTATGTATGGCGCTGCCGGTTCGGTCGTTATCCTTCTGCTATGGGTATTTTATTCTGCTCTTATTCTGTTCTTCGGGGGAGAGATCACAAAGCAATATGCAGCGATGATTGATAAGCGGATTGAGCCGAAAGACCATGCTGTATTGATAGAAACACGGGAAGTGGAACAATCTGATAGCGGTTCCTCAGGCTGA
- the porQ gene encoding type IX secretion system protein PorQ yields the protein MKRIFLSVLLFMPLLALSQPGGRAVYKFLELPASARAAALGGVPITILDDDLALGFHNPSVLNPEMADWSSLSITDYYSDIYFGSALYARELENIGTASAGLQFIRYGDFELADEFGNRLGNFTAGDYNLQVGLGRKYQNLHYGANLKFIYSSYESYTSVGAALDLGATYYNPKNELLGSIVLKNVGLQFSSYSGNGSEPLPFQIQAGFSKRLLHTPFRFHVILHDLQQFDLTFVNPERDTRFNLETGEEEVDEPPYSEKIFRHFIIGTELLLNENFHIEFAYNHQRRKEMLLDSRKGLVGFSYGLGFRVNRFHIDFGRSTYHIAGATNHFTIATNFKQWTKKEN from the coding sequence ATGAAAAGAATTTTCCTTTCGGTGCTGCTGTTTATGCCGCTATTGGCGTTGTCCCAGCCGGGCGGGCGAGCCGTTTATAAGTTTCTTGAATTGCCGGCATCTGCGCGGGCGGCTGCTCTGGGTGGCGTTCCCATCACTATTCTGGATGATGATCTGGCATTGGGGTTTCACAACCCATCGGTACTGAATCCGGAGATGGCTGACTGGTCTTCGCTCTCAATAACTGATTATTACAGCGATATATACTTTGGCAGTGCACTCTATGCACGCGAGCTGGAAAATATTGGCACCGCCTCAGCAGGGCTGCAATTCATCCGTTATGGCGATTTTGAGCTTGCCGATGAGTTTGGCAATCGTCTCGGCAATTTTACTGCAGGTGATTACAACCTGCAGGTTGGCCTCGGGCGCAAATACCAGAATCTGCACTATGGCGCCAACCTGAAGTTTATTTATTCATCTTATGAAAGTTACACCTCTGTGGGAGCTGCGCTGGATTTGGGAGCCACTTATTATAATCCGAAAAACGAATTGCTCGGTTCCATTGTGCTGAAGAATGTGGGACTGCAATTCAGTTCGTATTCCGGCAATGGAAGCGAGCCGCTGCCATTTCAGATCCAGGCCGGGTTTTCAAAGCGGCTGCTGCATACGCCATTTCGCTTCCACGTCATTTTGCACGACCTTCAGCAATTTGATCTCACCTTTGTGAATCCTGAACGCGATACCCGTTTTAATCTGGAGACAGGGGAGGAGGAGGTTGATGAACCACCTTACAGCGAAAAAATATTCCGCCATTTCATTATTGGTACGGAGCTTTTGCTCAACGAGAATTTTCATATTGAATTTGCTTACAACCACCAGCGCAGAAAGGAAATGCTGCTTGACAGCCGGAAAGGGCTTGTCGGGTTCTCCTATGGACTGGGATTCCGCGTCAATCGCTTCCATATTGATTTTGGCAGGTCTACTTACCATATTGCCGGTGCTACCAATCATTTTACCATCGCCACCAACTTTAAGCAATGGACAAAAAAAGAGAATTAG
- a CDS encoding 1-acyl-sn-glycerol-3-phosphate acyltransferase, with translation MKKILASIFLKFTGWKVTFQATPEMAHSVMVAAPHTSNWDFPLALAVFWYKGLNIKYFIKSNYTNGPFGWFFNWTGAIGVNRNKKQNRLTDFAIELMKERKKLVLLVPAEGSRKWVKKWRSGFYHIARASGRPISLGYLDYGKKEAGVMDVFYPTGNFEKDMLYIQESYQGIKARHPENYNPRIF, from the coding sequence TTGAAAAAAATACTGGCATCCATTTTTTTAAAGTTCACAGGCTGGAAGGTGACTTTTCAGGCCACACCGGAGATGGCGCATTCCGTGATGGTGGCCGCTCCGCATACGTCAAACTGGGATTTTCCGCTGGCGCTTGCAGTATTTTGGTACAAAGGCCTCAATATTAAATATTTCATAAAATCAAATTATACGAACGGCCCTTTTGGCTGGTTTTTCAATTGGACAGGCGCAATAGGTGTAAACAGAAACAAGAAGCAGAACCGGCTCACCGACTTCGCCATTGAATTAATGAAAGAACGGAAGAAGCTGGTGCTGTTGGTTCCTGCTGAAGGCAGCCGCAAGTGGGTGAAGAAATGGCGCTCAGGATTTTATCACATTGCCAGAGCTTCCGGCAGGCCCATCAGCCTGGGATACCTGGACTATGGAAAGAAGGAAGCCGGAGTAATGGATGTATTTTATCCCACAGGAAATTTTGAAAAAGATATGCTTTACATCCAGGAATCATATCAAGGTATAAAAGCCAGGCATCCGGAAAACTACAATCCCCGGATATTTTAA
- a CDS encoding GNAT family N-acetyltransferase: protein MEKPLPSYFDGISTGKEQMDFDMILNYLSGEAYWAKGRTPEQLQKIMDSSLCFGIFENGRQAGFARVVTDYVTIAYLADVFVLSEFRGKGYGRKLMQYVLNYPDFEDVRKWLLMTKDAHLLYERFGFRALQKPEMAMEMVRYL, encoded by the coding sequence ATGGAAAAACCTCTCCCTTCATATTTCGATGGAATAAGCACCGGCAAAGAGCAAATGGATTTTGATATGATCCTTAACTACTTATCCGGAGAAGCATACTGGGCTAAGGGCAGAACCCCGGAGCAATTACAGAAGATAATGGACAGCTCGCTTTGCTTCGGAATATTTGAAAATGGCAGGCAAGCTGGTTTTGCGCGGGTAGTAACGGACTATGTTACGATTGCTTACCTGGCCGATGTTTTTGTGCTCAGTGAGTTCCGGGGGAAAGGATATGGCCGGAAGCTGATGCAATACGTACTTAATTATCCTGATTTTGAAGATGTGAGAAAATGGTTGCTGATGACCAAAGATGCACACTTGCTGTATGAGAGATTTGGATTCAGAGCATTGCAAAAACCGGAAATGGCGATGGAAATGGTACGCTACTTATAG